The Microplitis mediator isolate UGA2020A chromosome 8, iyMicMedi2.1, whole genome shotgun sequence genome has a window encoding:
- the LOC130673771 gene encoding uncharacterized protein LOC130673771 isoform X4, producing the protein MVDGYDSMEPGENAEGHPDSNSQTNDHSFCEDDLERAKDSNSQQTPTTTISTIALQSGDTRLVIALLQSGEWLRLKVLEVYPELTRLGTTVDEAKRLSAAHDEVLVRLQSKQSPVEELLRQADQLISTQRPRAEVYAAMADTLGQAWRDVNSLLELQKQILDHNVLFKCRAEEFKVNAKALEKACTDTLLPIEIEVVKKFLTRIHDLRKAMLSSLMGALQEGRTLLDCLREIANEGTLDSRPDRIKADANNAVLQVEKWLEELHDQRTRIELSFTNRKTQLEQCLALALLATDLRDLEEIINDRMAALRASSDQLGDSSSSAGLLLFELKKLQLDAKELQERSLKITKSTERLVSAKHFAGEQATAQAYVILETATEYVNELDQYEGLLNRAIAFFESARSAFTKLDQLEIQLATTEHPPHSPQLARFHAQTSATLTEVTSSPLAEGYSLLDVTGRGAPGAEGVKRTVEELENRKIRLLERCTAHKEENVRITKGLAIFFEKYEELRSWLNGIADAFLRGHQDMGSDLPMAKDFYKMHCQLLEDLGKRGDEIDEALSVLSGTIMEITDERQRVAQKKHVEDRVDALRDSWLDCRHTVEARLHLSALYVDFHEAAAALGKELDEVENEFKKNSDNVEEGKIDNLEKRWNELRPLYMRLTSCGSVFLTEADRCTDAYLDILRARLCVETTLERFANRQLTVTESWENWQTSVVTTRERKIEQERRFEETTKTLAWASKFGEQLYPIITSESIKPSVILQDLESTQLGILPELKRAVTELDARIKSVESFTNGDDNVSERIKEKLSKVYEHLRTTATDYQNLLESLISIFDDLVQIENKTEEVNEIRHDLEKSTSGFLTESGRNDIRIKAETINKIRDSITEVLKNVEPAIDQVISRIKTQEPAEAAVQETEKLNNVFNLISASWETVCTDTKLKFDKRLLFCNFADDLDRIDADLMHLSEQLAGSAESGHRFTGDSLPAAEAASSAFSQFEKTVTILEERIKAFIKSTENNVELTTPESAPVINRELFKLQERWDQLKRLSEATRERINSSIEYFRLLEEAKNWYRDGNKLMIVIARKSSSAKTPEEVLECLTAIDGYLKPGEELQEKRIEKIRDLSTRIFGTDRLPQFNEVVVENRETLDSFAVITSELRTLAQNLKNSADIFEEKQREKKREEEELRKLNVARAEAQAAYEAEIERKKLETIMEDKKKQEHALKSSVSAQTEEELKVVEETVTSAVTTKEIIILQKTEVEEDLPVLMPPIPSVYNQVKESTTNIKKTQVEELVLPDPPRFIVPLNDSTIEEGNRFIFECKLEHGKPKPEIIWYKDGISILNNPDYLTSYNEETGQCILNIEETFAEDSARFICKAFNTAGVAETGATLTIKETAPEQQLSPPTFVKELLPSVATKGSPHFLSCTVTGNPLPTVQWFKDNTNIEDSSPDYAITYNNGEAVLKFTEVLPDDRGVYTCKAKNKLGQASTSANLQVQAAEIDEKKTVEVIQSNGISSLTPEPSEESKEIISKVSFIKEHKIIQESRIIKIESHTEEMGGSASHIIPDASAQEITTSVNQEEIVVPVKVETGVVKSPEMPELFKVPELIKPSVQLPLKDVQVFEGNTVRLDCVIIGQPEPEVIWYHDDQPVKESADFQLLFQGDRCSLIIHEAFLDDAGKYKVVAINSQGEISSHCVLSVIPSSEAAKKSTVGTAPQFVKLIADVLVSEGEDAIFECQVTGEPKPDLRWYFNNEEIVFVHERITMTHDETGNCTLKISSTTAEDKGNYVAKAINLIGEAKAIARLVVKPASNESFKREELIPMEEKFVAPSFEEVFEDKRVVLPGVSTKFECIVHGKPTPKIQWMFNEKPVHGKSFLVSVSGDRQVLTIPETSQEHVGFISCVAENTAGKATCTTQLDVKGAEETQFTTAKGVEDVKDNLLPLGDEMQATSSTEKHFITERSTLPSDQVDESSLTKMSSSFSQSSTTKSCCTKEFKSSTTSSSVITEPQFKPAPGNVVTKSHVESREYSSQQNGGPPVVQSHKVEEYEQIVQDTPGQLRQEKTKIVTEGNVSLKMQKPMRKNVAPRFVSPLTGMIVDQGHDVVLEGVIDGFPTPTITWMKNGQDIKEGIRITFEHNHVRLELKNVNVRDAGRYTCTAVNDIGNASSTADLVVKKTIFPPVFGKRLQAQVVKKGDRVLMEVEITGTPEPTVTWYKDDEPLIDVDGQLKQIGNCYLLIIDAAEKRHAGKYMVHAVNAGGEGQSIADFAVFEPTPDTMVEVHKTIVYENVADKNLKLEEKKSELPSAALTAEHIATTTIQPSSTLKTLNPSSGSTPSSKIRKIELIGQKNGQHTEEVIEKATRSEMISSTIESHQSETKSEQKFHMKLQHQAPDLFGTDTPAAPTVTTTTTKISTKETQKGGEPVSTRTTEFMESKTTEKDLAEENENVETTTIAKKDALSFFESMSKDSELTPKGPKAMIKLTEEDKDGNYDVKVDKLTKNYERSTKFEEVKKPVPEAPAKKSVQDISHKFETPVITKGVDNVMIDFPYDDYKLPALNIQRTVLEDTTASGSPIHGTLTISRLVAQSESAEKMLSGFNLVPEPPPEIGYMPKSEEEVKKGIDVSSKAKQLQEFHKKSVDAPIGGVKIFPSAPPVKSQVSQVKETKPTTCIPPPFELSESKEFSKKEVVEECCIKKDIHRKEDIKVSTASPAPLSPPKTEQTDKWWSSTSDLETRSHISTDLSDYRCQSGASSQFEGRPSSPKPSADGIAMEKYWAKSKTTEANRKSWPPQAAGKETTKTFTKREEWKEPEVGYKTSTHENRDEVEEIPGGGITKTHIESTSSLETRSWSTRENQIQQTTIEKPTPPPPKPIIKPVRVPSPPPKPAPAPAPVTMYKAETTKVDHIVNSVQEKSIMEKYSSECEFNKTESMEKMSSYEELKAPGLVKAISPKPVVQLYHPAGDAPKPEPIKTFQESKSMFKGTLATAPKRPVVQLYHPSTETPREPTIILEPGPPPEMGYAPPPPMCERKMECFEKTMEMSVHSHKKEDAPPIPPKDARKTPPPLPAKKVEPFTCPRMCTAPAPSTFARGQFIESDYESDFESCKSKWRVCESENDEPKYRKVQAPTPRQPRPRSTEPGPLPPSSFEIPPPELTGPPRPCVTPDYSTEHTASTTNKKTSSMMSRHERSAKQQQHYQNQGFPQDTAVNLPKPGSPPIFVHPKTTPEPPKSKTRTFQQESGYMADTDEPFYQREANTVIQKTCGKNDGSSMSSSSYESKQFMESKTFMSSSSNQRREESSSSFSSCPTVQTPASKAQMQRSCYEKSYMSSAPTNTTRSFKNDKEETNYSWSQNQKLNSAPSPSRFARGEFRESDYESDYEGRIPPLWKPRGESDIEDHSYKSVKSNLTDVASKHMTDMTSSFKAKTEKFVKDIQSDLKHQSKPILKHPQDKQHHQDTDDSQAYREEKRMSQYGTKHIDPDTGLIYFKYDFGYEFGIVLPGESKKTIASSNKTIQGQRRPSDIDVPISHEFTTTNRQENGFTRTPWQSNNNHQQKNYTPSKFTSGSKTVKWEPTSESEFSEAEDSIRRKKRGVIPPPPSLLIPQSPSSPRWDPTTPSPMSLSPSLPSFSPRHSSATTGPPSNVDSFAESPWPSTNGVSGPKEIIQPYLDILPKKAPLFITPLRDIAVVSGQTARFECIVQAEPQPNILWSKDGRIVENSVNYEVYYRNGVCRLVIPSACPSDAGTYVCTATNSLGSTATSSSLQVPGNRRSIYGTK; encoded by the exons atggtcgACGGGTACGATTCTATGGAGCCCGGAGAAAATGCAGAGGGCCATCCCGATTCAAATTCACAAACGAACGATCATTCATTCTGTGAAGATGATTTGGAACGTGCCAAGGACTCAAATTCTCAACAAACACCTACAACTACCATTAGCACGATCGCACTACAGAGTGGCGACACACGGCTTGTTATTGCTCTTCTTCAA AGTGGAGAATGGTTAAGATTAAAAGTGCTGGAAGTTTATCCGGAATTAACGAGACTCGGTACAACGGTAGATGAAGCAAAAAGACTGTCAGCTGCACATGACGAGGTACTTGTACGTCTTCAAAGTAAGCAAAGTCCAGTTGAAGAATTACTTAGACAAGCGGATCAACTAATCTCGACTCAAAGACCTCGCGCAGAAGTATATGCTGCTATGGCTGATACTCTGGGTCAAGCTTGGAGAGACGTTAATTCTCTTCTTGAGCTTCAAAAGCAGATATTAGATCATAATGTTCTTTTCAAATG TCGGGCTGAAGAATTTAAAGTAAATGCCAAAGCACTTGAAAAAGCTTGTACTGATACGTTGCTTCCCATTGAGATAGaagtagttaaaaaattcctcACTAGAATTCACGATTTAAGGAAAGCGATGCTTAGTTCGCTGATGGGTGCTCTGCAAGAAGGTCGAACTCTGTTAGATTGTCTCAGGGAAATAGCCAACGAGGGTACACTAGATTCACGACCAGATAGAATAAAAGCCGACGCTAATAacg cTGTTCTTCAAGTTGAGAAGTGGTTGGAAGAATTACATGACCAAAGAACCCGCATCGAGCTGTCTTTTACTAATAGAAAGACTCAATTAGAGCAGTGTCTAGCCTTAGCACTTCTTGCCACTGATTTACGGGACCTGGAAGAAATAATAAACGATCGGATGGCAGCCCTACGTGCCAGCAGTGACCAACTGGGCGATTCTTCATCAAGTGCCGGACTTTTGTtgtttgaattgaaaaaattacagctTGACGCTAAAGAACTGCAAGAACGTTCTTTGAAAATAACTAAATCAACAGAGAGATTGGTATCAGCAAAACACTTCGCAGGTGAACAGGCCACGGCACAGGCTTACGTGATCCTCGAGACCGCGACGGAATATGTTAATGAGTTAGATCAGTATGAAGGTTTACTGAATCGAGCGATAGCTTTCTTTGAATCTGCACGATCA gcatTTACAAAATTAGATCAGCTAGAGATTCAATTAGCAACGACCGAACATCCTCCACACTCCCCACAACTTGCTCGTTTTCACGCCCAAACTTCAGCAACGCTCACGGAAGTAACTTCTAGTCCGCTTGCAGAGGGTTATTCTCTGCTCGATGTCACGGGAAGAGGAGCGCCCGGTGCAgag ggtGTTAAGCGAACCGTCGAAGAGTTGGAAAACCGGAAGATACGTCTCCTTGAACGTTGCACCGCGCATAAGGAAGAAAATGTCAGGATCACAAAGGGCCTGGCGATCTTCTTTGAAAAATACGAAGAGTTGCGATCGTGGCTCAATGGCATTGCCGATGCGTTTTTACGCGGGCATCAGGACATGGGAAGTGATCTGCCGATGGCTAAAGACTTTTATAAAATGCACTGTCAATTGCTGGAGGACTTGGGTAAACGGGGAGACGAAATTGATGAAGCATTGTCGGTTTTGTCGGGTACAATTATGGAAATCACTGACGAAAGACAACGAGTTGCGCAGAAGAAACATGTTGAAGATCGTGTCGATGCCTTGAGAGACTCCTGGTTGGATTGCAGGCATACTGTCGAAGCGAGACTTCATCTTAGTGCTCTTTATGTTGACTTTCATGAAGCAGCAGCTGCTTTGGGTAAAGAACTTGATGAAGTTGAGAAcgaatttaagaaaaattccGATAATGTCGAGGAAgggaaaattgataatttagaAAAACGGTGGAATGAATTGCGACCTCTGTACATGAGACTGACTAGCTGCGGATCAGTATTTTTAACAGAAGCTGATCGG TGCACTGATGCGTACTTGGACATCCTGCGTGCACGACTGTGCGTAGAAACGACCTTGGAACGCTTCGCTAACAGGCAACTAACCGTGACTGAATCATGGGAGAACTGGCAGACTTCGGTTGTTACAACAAGGGAGCGAAAAATTGAACAAGAAAGACGATTTGAAGAAACCACTAAAACACTAGCATGGGCATCTAAGTTTGGCGAACAGCTGTATCCCATCATAACGTCTGAGTCTATTAAACCATCGGTTATTCTTCAGGATCTTGAAAGCACGCAGCTGGGTATTCTTCCAGAACTTAAGAGGGCTGTTACTGAGTTAGACGCGAGGATCAAGAGCGTTGAAAGTTTCACGAATGGag atgaCAACGTGAGCGAacgaataaaagaaaaattatcaaaagttTACGAGCATCTTCGAACGACCGCGACTGattatcaaaatttgttaGAATCACTGATCTCTATTTTCGATGATCTTGTccag attgaaaataaaacagaAGAAGTAAATGAAATTCGTCATGATTTAGAGAAATCAACGTCAGGATTTTTAACAGAATCAGGTCGAAATGATATACGAATAAAAGcagaaacaataaataaaatacgtgaCTCGATAACGGAAGTACTTAAAAATGTTGAACCGGCAATTGATCAAGTGATATCGAGAATTAAAACTCAAGAGCCTGCAGAAGCTGCCGTGCAagaaacagaaaaattaaacaacgtttttaatttaatttctgcGAGCTGGGAAACCGTTTGTACGGatactaaattaaaattcgacAAACGTTTgcttttttgtaattttgctGATGACTTGGATCGTATTGACGCGGATCTTATGCATTTAAGTGAACAATTAGCCGGTAGTGCTGAGTCAGGACATCGTTTTACTGGTGACTCTTTGCCAGCGGCTGAGGCTGCTTCTTCGGCTTTTTCACAATTCGAAAAAACAGTCAcg attttagaGGAAAGAATAAAAGCATTTATAAAATCAACCGAAAATAATGTTGAATTAACAACACCAGAATCAGCACCGGTGATAAATCGTGAGCTTTTTAAACTTCAAGAGCGATGGGATCAATTAAAACGATTGTCCGAAGCCACAAGAGAACGAATTAATTCAAGTATTGAGTACTTCAGGCTTCTTGAGGAGGCTAAAAATTGGTATCGAGACGGAAATAAGCTGATGATTGTAATAGCAAGAAAATCATCATCAGCAAAGACCCCAGAAGAGGTACTGGAATGCCTGACAGCGATTGATGGATACTTGAAACCCGGCGAGGAACTTCAGGAGAAACGTATTGAGAAAATTCGTGATTTATCAACAAGAATCTTTGGTACTGATCGGCTACCGCAGTTCAACGAAGTCGTTGTAGAAAATCGCGAGACCCTAGACTCGTTTGCAGTGATAACATCTGAATTACGTACATTAGCACAAAACTTGAAAAACTCAGCGGATATTTTCGAAGAGAAACAACGTGAGAAAAAACGCGAAGAGGAGGAATTGAGGAAATTAAATGTTGCTAGGGCAGAAGCACAGGCTGCTTACGAAGCAGAAATCGAACGAAAAAAACTTGAAACCATTATGGAGGATAAAAAGAAACAAGAACATGCGTTAAAAAGTTCTGTATCTGCACAAACCGAGGAAGAGCTAAAGGTAGTCGAAGAAACGGTAACCTCAGCAGTTACCactaaagaaataattattctgcaaaag ACAGAAGTAGAGGAAGATTTACCGGTTCTCATGCCGCCGATTCCATCAGTTTACAATCAAGTGAAAGAATCCActacaaatattaaaaaaactcaagttGAAGAACTTGTTTTACCTGATCCACCTAGATTTATAGTGCCGCTGAATGACTCGACCATTGAGGAAGGCAACCGATTTATCTTTGAATGTAAATTAGAGCACGGAAAACCAAAGCCCGAAATTATCTGGTACAAAGACGGTATCTCGATCCTCAATAATCCGGATTACTTGACGAGTTATAATGAAGAAACTGGTcagtgtattttaaatatcgagGAAACATTCGCTGAGGATTCTGCGAGATTTATTTGCAAAGCTTTTAATACCGCTGGAGTCGCTGAAACTGGAGCTACGCTTACGATAAAAG agACCGCACCAGAGCAACAACTAAGTCCTCCTACCTTTGTGAAAGAGCTGCTGCCATCAGTTGCCACTAAAGGCTCTCCTCATTTCTTGTCGTGTACAGTGACCGGTAATCCTCTTCCGACAGTCCAGTGGTTCAAAGATAACACCAACATTGAAGACTCTTCTCCCGATTACGCGATAACGTACAATAACGGCGAGGCTGTATTGAAGTTCACCGAAGTATTACCGGATGATCGCGGTGTCTATACATGCAAAGCGAAAAATAAACTAGGACAGGCGTCTACTTCAGCAAACTTACAAGTACAGG cAGCCGAAATAGATGAAAAGAAAACAGTGGAAGTGATTCAGTCAAATGGAATATCCAGTTTAACTCCAGAACCCAGTGAAGaaagtaaagaaataatttccaaGGTCAGTTTTATAAAGGAGcacaaaataattcaagagtcacgaataataaaa ATTGAAAGTCACACTGAAGAGATGGGAGGGAGTGCCAGTCACATTATACCTGATGCTTCTGCTCAGGAAATAACAACCTCCGTTAATCAGGAAGAAATTGTTGTTCCTGTTAAGGTTGAAACCGGTGTAGTTAAGAGTCCGGAGATGCCAGAGCTCTTTAAAGTGCCCGAGCTTATTAAACCCAGTGTACAATTACCGCTTAAAGATGTACAAGTATTTGAAGGTAATACTGTGAGACTAGACTGCGTGATTATCGGTCAGCCTGAACCTGAA GTAATTTGGTATCACGACGATCAACCGGTTAAAGAATCCGCTGATTTCCAATTGCTATTTCAAGGTGACAGATGCTCTCTAATTATTCATGAAGCTTTTCTTGATGACGCTGGTAAATATAAAGTAGTTGCTATTAACAGTCAAGGTGAAATTTCAAGCCACTGCGTTTTATCAGTTATAC cATCTTCGGAAGCTGCCAAAAAGTCCACAGTTGGTACTGCGCCCCAGTTCGTTAAATTAATAGCCGACGTTTTGGTATCTGAAGGTGAAGATGCGATTTTCGAGTGTCAAGTAACCGGAGAACCTAAACCAGATTTGAGATGGTACTTCAACAATGAAGAGATAGTATTTGTTCATGAAAGAATAACAATGACACACGATGAGACGGGTAATTGTACTCTGAAAATATCATCGACTACGGCTGAAGATAAAGGAAACTATGTAGCCAAAGCGATAAATCTTATTGGTGAAGCCAAAGCAATAGCCCGACTAGTAGTTAAACCAGCGAGCAATGAATCATTCAAACGGGAAGAATTGATTCCGATGGAAGAAAAATTTGTCGCTCCGTCATTTGAAGAagtttttgaagacaaacgtgtTGTCTTGCCGGGAGTTTCTACTAAATTTGAATGTATTGTTCATGGGAAGCCGACTCCAAAG ATCCAATGGATGTTCAACGAGAAACCTGTGCAcggaaaaagttttttagtgTCTGTAAGTGGTGACAGACAAGTTCTAACGATACCGGAAACAAGTCAAGAACACGTGGGCTTTATCTCATGTGTTGCTGAGAATACTGCGGGCAAAGCGACATGTACTACGCAACTCGACGTTaaag GAGCTGAAGAGACACAATTTACAACGGCCAAGGGGGTGGAGGACGTAAAAGATAATTTGTTACCTCTTGGGGACGAAATGCAGGCTACGAGCAGTACCGAAAAACACTTCATCACCGAAAGAAGTACATTACCCAGTGACCAAGTGGATGAGAGCAGTCTCACCAAAATGTCATCCTCTTTCTCTCAGTCGTCAACGACTAAATCCTGTTGTACTAAAGAATTTAAATCCTCAACGACATCGTCTAGTGTAATTACTGAGCCGCAGTTTAAACCAGCACCGGGTAATGTTGTTACAAAATCTCATGTTGAAAGCAGAGAGTACAGTTCTCAGCAGAATGGAGGCCCGCCAGTTGTCCAG agtCACAAAGTCGAAGAATACGAGCAAATTGTTCAAGATACCCCAGGTCAACTGCGAcaagaaaaaaccaaaataGTAACAGAGGGTAATGTTTCGCTGAAGATGCAAAAGCCGATGAGGAAAAATGTCGCTCCCAGATTTGTATCACCGTTGACGGGAATGATTGTCGATCAGGGGCATGACGTTGTCCTTGAAGGAGTGATTGATG gtTTTCCAACGCCAACAATCACTTGGATGAAAAACGGCCAGGATATAAAAGAAGGAATAAGGATAACGTTTGAGCACAATCATGTGCgacttgaattgaaaaatgtaAATGTTAGAGATGCTGGTAGATATACTTGTACGGCTGTTAATGATATTGGAAATGCCAGCAGTACAGCAGATTTAGTTGTTAAAA aaacaATTTTCCCGCCGGTCTTCGGAAAACGTCTTCAAGCACAAGTAGTAAAAAAAGGCGACCGCGTATTAATGGAAGTTGAGATAACAGGAACACCAGAGCCAACAGTCACGTGGTACAAAGATGACGAGCCTCTGATTGATGTTGATGGACAACTGAAACAAATTggaaattgttatttattaattattgatgcag cTGAAAAACGTCATGCTGGCAAGTATATGGTTCATGCAGTAAACGCTGGTGGTGAGGGACAAAGTATAGCTGATTTTGCAGTCTTTGAGCCAACTCCAGATACTATGGTAGAAGTTCATAAAACAATTGTCTATGAAAATGTTgctgacaaaaatttaaag ttGGAAGAAAAGAAGAGCGAACTACCATCAGCAGCATTAACAGCCGAGCATATAGCGACCACTACAATACAGCCAAGTTCAACATTGAAAACATTGAACCCGAGCTCTGGGTCAACTCCGTCCTCGAAGATACGTAAAATAGAACTGATAGGACAGAAAAATGGTCAGCATACTGAAGAAGTAATTGAGAAAGCAACGCGATCTGAAATGATATCATCGACGATAGAATCTCACCAAAGTGAGACAAAGTCTGAGCAAAAGTTCCACATGAAGCTTCAACATCAAGCTCCGGATTTGTTTGGTACTGACACTCCTGCTGCTCCTACTGTGACGACTACAACCACGAAAATCAGTACTAAGGAAACTCAGAAAGGTGGAGAGCCTGTTTCAACTCGCACTACAGAGTTCATGGAGTCAAAGACAACTGAAAAGGATCTCGCTGAAGAGAATGAGAATGTAGAGACGACGACAATTGCCAAGAAAGACGCATTGAGTTTCTTTGAATCGATGTCCAAAGACAGCGAATTGACACCGAAAGGCCCCAAAGCCATGATCAAGCTCACGGAAGAAGACAAAGATGGAAACTATGATGTCAAGGTGGACAAACTAACGAAAAATTACGAACGATCGACTAAATTTGAAGAGGTTAAAAAACCAGTTCCTGAAGCCCCTGCTAAAAAATCTGTTCAGGATATTTCTCATAAGTTTGAAACTCCAGTAATAACTAAAGGCGTTGATAATGTTATGATTGATTTTCCCTACGACGATTATAAATTGCCGGCTCTTAATATTCAGAGAACTGTTCTTGAAGACACAACAGCATCGGGTTCTCCTATTCATGGTACGTTAACTATTTCCCGGCTTGTTGCTCAGTCTGAGAGCGCTGAAAAAATGTTATCAGGTTTTAATCTCGTGCCAGAGCCTCCGCCAGAAATTGGCTACATGCCAAAGTCCGAggaagaagttaaaaaaggaATAGATGTATCATCAAAAGCAAAACAACTTCAGGAATTCCATAAAAAATCCGTTGATGCTCCGATTGGTGGCGTTAAAATTTTCCCAAGCGCTCCGCCAGTTAAATCTCAAGTTTCTCAAGTTAAAGAAACTAAACCAACGACTTGTATTCCGCCGCCGTTTGAACTCAGTGAGTCGaaagaattttctaaaaaagaaGTTGTCGAAGAGTGTTGTATTAAAAAAGATATACATAGAAAAGAAGATATAAAAGTGTCGACAGCCAGCCCAGCGCCTTTGTCGCCGCCAAAAACTGAGCAAACAGACAAGTGGTGGTCATCAACGTCTGACTTGGAGACACGTTCTCATATATCAACAGATTTATCAGACTACCGGTGTCAATCTGGTGCTTCTAGTCAGTTTGAAGGTCGTCCGTCTTCACCAAAACCATCAGCAGACGGCATTGCAATGGAGAAATACTGGGCTAAATCAAAGACCACTGAAGCTAATAGAAAATCTTGGCCACCGCAAGCTGCTGGTAAAGAGACGACTAAAACTTTTACTAAACGTGAGGAATGGAAAGAACCTGAGGTTGGTTACAAAACCTCTACGCACGAGAATAGGGACGAAGTTGAAGAGATTCCTGGCGGAGGAATCACTAAAACTCATATTGAGTCTACCAGCAGTTTGGAAACTCGATCATGGAGTACACGTGAGAATCAAATACAGCAGACAACTATTGAAAAACCTACTCCACCACCTCCAAAGCCTATTATTAAACCAGTAAGAGTTCCTTCACCGCCACCGAAACCAGCTCCAGCACCAGCACCAGTGACAATGTACAAAGCTGAAACAACCAAAGTTGATCATATTGTAAATTCCGTTCAAGAGAAATCTATCATGGAAAAATATTCATCTGAGTGTGAGTTCAATAAGACAGAGTCAATGGAAAAAATGAGTTCTTATGAAGAATTAAAAGCGCCGGGATTAGTTAAAGCTATTTCACCGAAACCAGTCGTTCAACTTTATCATCCTGCTGGAGATGCTCCAAAACCAGAGCCGATCAAAACGTTCCAAGAGTCAAAGTCGATGTTCAAAGGTACTTTGGCTACAGCTCCAAAACGTCCGGTTGTTCAGCTTTATCATCCGTCAACGGAGACACCAAGAGAGCcgacaattattttagaaCCAGGTCCACCACCAGAGATGGGTTATGCTCCACCGCCTCCAATGTGCGAGAGAAAAATGGAATGCTTTGAAAAAACAATGGAAATGTCAGTTCACTCGCACAAGAAAGAAGATGCGCCTCCGATTCCTCCAAAAGATGCGAGGAAAACTCCACCGCCTCTTCCAGCCAAAAAAGTGGAGCCATTCACCTGTCCTCGAATGTGTACTGCACCAGCGCCTTCTACTTTTGCCAGAGGTCAATTTATTGAGTCGGACTACGAATCCGACTTCGAGTCATGCAAATCTAAATGGCGAGTTTGTGAAAGTGAAAACGATGAGCCTAAATACAGAAAAGTCCAAGCACCAACACCAAGACAACCCAGGCCTAGATCAACTGAGCCCGGACCATTGCCTCCATCTAGCTTTGAAATACCGCCTCCAGAATTAACTGGACCACCTAGACCTTGTGTCACTCCTGATTATTCAACTGAACACACAGCATCAACTACCAACAAAAAAACCAGCTCAATGATGAGTAGACACGAGAGAAGTGCTAAGCAACAGCAGCATTACCAAAATCAAGGTTTCCCTCAGGACACTGCTGTCAATCTTCCTAAGCCAGGATCTCCGCCGATCTTTGTCCACCCAAAAACTACTCCCGAGCCTCCGAAATCCAAGACCAGAACTTTCCAGCAGGAGAGCGGGTACATGGCTGATACTGATGAACCATTTTATCAACGAGAAGCAAATACTGTTATTCAAAAAACTTGCGGCAAAAATGACGGCTCTTCAATGTCATCGAGTTCTTACGAATCAAAACAATTTATGGAGAGCAAAACTTTCATGAGCTCGTCGTCAAACCAACGGAGAGAAGAATCATCTTCTTCATTTTCATCTTGTCCGACTGTTCAAACTCCAGCTTCTAAAGCGCAAATGCAACGAAGTTGCTACGAAAAATCATACATGTCTTCTGCACCAACGAACACTACTAGATCGTTTAAAAATGACAAG gaagaAACAAATTATTCCTGGTcgcaaaatcaaaaattaaattcagctcCTAGTCCATCCAGATTCGCACGCGGCGAATTTAGAGAAAGTGACTACGAGAGTGATTATGAAGGACGTATTCCACCGCTATGGAAACCCCGCGGTGAATCAGATATCGAGGATCATTCATATAAATCCGTTAAATCAAATTTGACag ACGTAGCTTCGAAGCACATGACGGACATGACAAGCAGCTTCAAGGCTAAAACCGAAAAATTCGTCAAAGACATCCAGTCTGATCTCAAGCACCAGAGCAAGCCAATTCTCAAACACCCTCAGGATAAGCAACACCATCAGGATACTGATGATTCTCAAGCTTATCGGGAAGAAAAACGGATGTCACAATATg GAACGAAACACATCGATCCGGACACCGGATTGATCTACTTCAAGTACGACTTTGGCTACGAGTTTGGTATCGTACTGCCGGGTGAAAGCAAGAAGACCATTGCCAGTAGTAACAAAACAATCCAAGGTCAACGACGTCCCAGTGATATTGACGTACCGATTTCCCACGAGTTTACAACAACAAATCGTCAGGAGAATGGATTCACTCGCACGCCTTGGCAGTCCAATAACAATCACcagcaaaaaaattacacccCAAGTAAATTTACCAGCGGGTCCAAGACTGTCAAGTGGGAACCAACATCCGAGAGCGAATTTTCCGAAGCTGAGGACTCTATTCGACGAAAAAAACGTGGAGTTATCCCTCCACCGCCGAGTTTATTGATACCGCAGAGTCCCAGCTCGCCTAGATGGGATCCAACAACACCATCGCCGATGTCGCTCAGCCCCAGTCTTCCCAGCTTCTCGCCTAGACACTCGAGCGCTACTACAGGACCACCAAGCAACGTTGACTCCTTCGCAG aatCACCCTGGCCTAGTACCAACGGAGTCTCGGGTCCAAAAGAAATTATACAGccttatttagatattttaccAAAGAAAGCTCCACTTTTTATTACG ccACTGCGAGATATCGCTGTCGTAAGCGGCCAGACAGCAAGATTTGAGTGCATCGTTCAAGCAGAACCGCAGCCCAATATCCTGTGGTCCAAAGACGGAAGAATCGTCGAAAACTCAGTTAACTATGAAGTTTATTACAGGAACGGAGTTTGTCGTCTTGTTATACCCAGTGCCTGTCCat ctgACGCTGGCACGTATGTTTGTACTGCAACAAACAGTCTCGGTTCAACGGCAACATCATCATCACTCCAAGTCCCAGGTAATAGACGATCTATCTACGGCACTAAGTAA